From Rissa tridactyla isolate bRisTri1 chromosome 7, bRisTri1.patW.cur.20221130, whole genome shotgun sequence, a single genomic window includes:
- the NUP88 gene encoding nuclear pore complex protein Nup88, with amino-acid sequence MAAEWGPAEQWRAALPQHAVLSRLRERGPAAPPASAAPPGRPPLIRNLLFGLDGDLFLWDGECSALHTIGLRRLGGPDPAGLSRYQTLICINPPLFEVYQTLLSPTQHHVALIGTKGLMVLELPKRWGKNSEFEGGKSTVNCSTIPIAERFFTSSTSLTLKHAAWYPCETLEPHIVLLTSDNTIRFYSLKVPQTPIKVIALSDTEEETFTIKKGRAYTASLGETAVAFDFGPLVPVPKNVLGQRGSEEVLAYPLYILYENGETFLTYISLLQSAGNLGKLLGPLPMHPAAEDNYGYDACAVLCLPCVPNILVIATESGMLYHCVVLDGEEDDEQSEKSWDPRSDLIPSLYVFECVELELALKLASGDEEEPLESDFSCPIKLHRDPKCPSRYHCTHEAGVHSVGLTWINKLHKFLGSDEEDKDSLQELGAGQKCFVEHILCTKPLPCRQPAPIRGFWIVSDILGPTMICITNTYECITRPLLSTVHPASPPLLCTREDKDVAISPLRILAESQHSFEKHIQSILQRSSANPLLLKSADKDAAPPPEECLQLLSRATQVFREEYILKQDLAKEEIQQRVKLLWGQKKKQLEDLNYCREERKSLREMAERLADKYEEAKEKQEDIMNRMKKVLRSFHSQLPVLSDSEKDMKKELQTIHDQLQHLSNAIRQVKMKKEYQQKKMEKGTSPRKPSITLSAYQSKCIQTVLKEEGEHIREMVKQINDIRSHVNF; translated from the exons ATGGCGGCCGAGTGGGGCCCGGCGGAGCAGTGGCGCGCGGCCCTCCCGCAGCACGCGGTGCTCAGCCGCCTCCGCGAGCGcggacccgccgcccccccggcctccgccgccccccccggccggcCGCCCCTTATCCGCAACCTCCTCTTCGGCCTCGACGGCGACCTTTTCCTCTGGGACGGCGAGTGCAGCGCCCTCCACACCATCGGCCTCCGCCGGCTCGGCGGGCCCGACCCCGCCGGGCTCAGCCGCTACCAG acCCTTATCTGCATAAACCCGCCCCTGTTTGAGGTTTATCAGACGCTGCTAAGCCCCACGCAGCATCATGTGGCGCTCATCGGTACGAAGGGGCTCATGGTGCTGGAGCTGCCTAAGCGATGGGGGAAGAATTCAGAGTTTGAAGGTGGGAAATCCACGGTGAACTGTAG CACTATTCCTATTGCGGAAAGGTTCTTCACGAGTTCAACGTCTCTGACTTTAAAGCATGCTGCCTGGTATCCCTGTGAGACGTTAGAGCCCCATATCGTGCTCTTGACTTCAGATAACACTATAAG GTTTTACAGCCTGAAGGTACCTCAGACACCCATCAAAGTGATTGCTCTTTCAGACACTGAGGAGGAGACTTTTACAATCAAAAAAGG GAGAGCCTACACAGCGTCACTGGGAGAGACTGCAGTGGCGTTTGACTTCGGCCCGCTAGTGCCGGTCCCGAAGAACGTTCTTGGACAGCGTGGGAGTGAAGAAGTGTTGGCCTACCCACTGTACATTTTGTATGAAAATGGAGAGACATTCCTCACATATATCAGCCTGCTACAGAG CGCTGGAAATCTTGGCAAGCTGCTTGGCCCTCTGCCCATGCACCCTGCTGCAGAAGATAACTACGGCTATGATGCCTGTGCTGTCCTGTGCCTGCCTTGTGTTCCAAACATCCTGGTGATTGCCACCGAGTCGGGAATGCTTTATCACTGTGTGGTGCTGGATGGAGAAGAGGATGATGAGCAG TCAGAAAAGTCATGGGACCCAAGATCTGATCTCATTCCTTCCCTGTATGTGTTTGAATGTGTTGAGCTGGAACTTGCACTGAAACTGGCATCAGGAGATGAAGAGGAGCCTTTGGAGTCTGATTTCTCTTGCCCGATCAAACTGCATCGAG ATCCGAAATGTCCCTCTCGATACCACTGCACACACGAAGCTGGTGTCCATAGCGTGGGGTTGACGTGGATCAATAAACTGCACAAATTCCTTGGTTCGG ATGAagaagacaaagacagtttaCAAGAGTTGGGAGCGGGACAGAAGTGCTTTGTTGAACATATTCTTTGTACAAAACCATTGCCGTGCAG GCAACCTGCTCCCATTAGAGGATTTTGGATCGTTTCTGACATCCTGGGGCCCACAATGATCTGCATCACAAACACCTATGAGTGTATTACAAGGCCGCTCTT AAGCACGGTCCATCCTGCATCCCCTCCCCTGCTGTGTACCAGAGAAGACAAAGATGTTGCCATTTCCCCTCTCCGTATCCTGGCTGAGTCACAGCATTCCTTTGAGAAGCATATCCAAAGCATCCTGCAGCGCAGTTCTGCCAACCCCTTGCTGCTGAA GTCTGCTGATAAAGATGCTGCTCCTCCCCCTGAAGAATGCCTTCAGCTTCTTAGCAGAGCCACGCAAGTGTTCAGAGAGGAGTACATACTGAAACAAGATCTGGCAAAAGAGGAAATTCAGCAAAG agtgaagctgctgtggggacagaagaagaaacaactgGAAGATCTTAATTACTGTCGAGAAGAAAG GAAAAGTTTGCGGGAAATGGCTGAGCGATTGGCTGACAAGTACGAGGAAGCCAAAGAGAAGCAAGAAGATATTATGAACAG GATGAAGAAAGTACTTCGGAGTTTCCACTCTCAGCTTCCTGTTCTATCAGACAGTGAAAAAGATATGAAGAAAGAATTGCAGACGATACATGACCAACTGCAGCACCTGAGCAACGCCATCAGACAG gttaaaatgaaaaaggaataccagcagaaaaagatggaaaagggCACCAGCCCCCGAAAACCCAGCATCACCCTCAGTGCCTACCAGAGCAAGTGCATCCAGACCGTCCTGAAAGAGGA ggGAGAACACATAAGGGAAATGGTCAAACAGATCAATGACATCAGGAGCCATGTGAACTTCTGA
- the DHX33 gene encoding ATP-dependent RNA helicase DHX33 isoform X2, translating to MLNLWSVDDVCCGRAVSNTGETGSGKTTQLPQYLYEAGIGRQGIIAVTQPRRVAAISLATRVSDEKKTELGKLVGYTVRFDDLTSDETRIKFLTDGMLLREAIGDPMLRKYSIVILDEAHERTIHTDVLFGVVKAAQKKRKELGKLPLKVIIMSATMDVDQFSQYFNGAPVLYLEGRQHPIQIFYTKQPQSDYLQAALVSVFQIHQEAPSSQDILVFLTGQEEIEAMTKTCRDIAKHLPDGCPQMVVMPLYASLPYSQQLRVFQAAPKGCRKVILSTNIAETSITIAGIKYVVDTGMVKAKKYSPEIGLEVLAVQRVSKAQAWQRTGRAGREDSGICYRLYTEDEFEKFDKMTIPEIQRCNLASVMLQLLALRVPNVLTFDFMSRPSPDAIQAAIEQLELLGAVERKEDQLVLTPLGRKMSAFPLEPKFSKTILLSPKFHCTEEILTIVSLLSVDSVLYNPPARRDEVQSIRKKFISSEGDHLTLLNVYRAFRNVSGNKEWCKENFVNGRNMMLVSDVRAQLRDICVKLSMPIESSRSDTGNIRRCLAHSLFMNAAELQPDGTYSTVDTHQTVAIHPSSVLFHCKPACVVYNGLLHTNKCYMRDLCVVDADWLYDAAPDYFRRKLRTAKN from the exons ATGTTAAATTTGTGGTCTGTGGATGACGTTTGTTGCGGGAGGGCTGTGTCCAACACAG GAGAAACTGGCTCAGGGAAGACCACTCAGCTTCCTCAGTACCTCTACGAAGCAGGAATTGGCCGCCAAGGCATCATTGCTGTGACCCAGCCTCGCAGAGTAGCTGCTATATCCTTAGCTACCAGAGTCTCGGATGAGAAGAAGACAGAGCTGGGGAAACTG GTTGGCTATACTGTACGCTTCGACGATCTTACATCTGATGAAACTAGAATCAAGTTTTTAACAGATGGGATGCTGCTTCGCGAAGCTATTGGGGACCCTATGCTGCGGAAGTACAGCATTGTCATCCTGGATGAAGCCCACGAGAGGACGATCCATACTGATGTCCTCTTTGGAGTGGTGAAAGCTGCACAAAAGAAACGAAAGGAATTGGGCAAATTGCCACTAAAA GTGATCATCATGTCAGCTACGATGGATGTTGACCAGTTCTCCCAGTACTTCAATGGAGCTCCTGTTCTCTATTTAGAAGGCCGGCAACATCCCATTCAGATCTTTTACACCAAACAGCCTCAGAGTGATTACCTCCAAGCAGCACTGGTGTCAGTCTTCCAAATCCACCAG GAAGCACCCTCTTCTCAGGACATCCTGGTGTTTCTGACTGGTCAGGAAGAAATTGAAGCAATGACCAAAACCTGTCGAGACATTGCCAAGCATCTCCCTGATGGCTGCCCACAGATGGTGGTGATGCCTCTTTATGCTTCTCTGCCCTACTCTCAACAACTCCGTGTCTTTCAGGCTGCCCCCAAG GGCTGTCGCAAAGTGATCCTCTCCACCAACATCGCAGAAACCTCCATCACCATTGCGGGAATAAAATACGTTGTGGACACAGGCATGGTCAAAGCAAAGAAGTACAGCCCTG AAATTGGTCTGGAAGTGTTAGCAGTGCAGCGGGTGTCGAAGGCCCAGGCTTGGCAACGAACAGGGAGAGCAGGGCGAGAGGACAGTGGGATCTGTTACCGGCTCTACACAGAGGATGAGTTTGAGAAGTTTGACAAAATGACAATACCCGAGATACAGAG GTGTAACCTGGCCAGCGTGATGCTTCAGCTCCTGGCCCTGAGAGTCCCCAATGTGCTCACCTTTGACTTCATGTCCAGACCGTCTCCTG ATGCTATTCAAGCAGCGATtgagcagctggagctgctgggagctgtggaACGAAAGGAAGATCAGCTTGTCCTAACCCCCCTGGGAAGGAAGATGTCAGCCTTTCCACTGGAACCAAAGTTCTCTAAA ACCATCCTCCTGTCCCCCAAGTTCCACTGTACGGAAGAGATCCTGACCATCGTGTCGCTGTTATCAGTGGACAGTGTCCTCTACAATCCCCCCGCGCGGCGGGATGAAGTGCAATCCATCCGGAAGAAATTCATCTCCAGTGAGGGGGATCATCTTACCCTGCTCAACGTGTACAGGGCCTTCAGAAATGTCAGTGGCAACAAG GAATGGTGCAAAGAGAACTTTGTCAACGGCAGGAACATGATGCTTGTGTCAGATGTCAGAGCTCAGCTCAGGGACATTTGTGTAAAG CTATCGATGCCCATCGAGTCCTCCCGCTCAGACACTGGAAACATCCGCCGCTGCCTGGCTCACAGCCTCTTCATGAACGCGGCGGAGCTGCAGCCGGACGGCACCTACAGCACCGTGGACACTCACCAGACGGTGGCCATCCACCCCTCCTCTGTGCTCTTCCACTGCAAGCCGGCCTGCGTGGTGTACAACGGGCTGCTTCACACCAACAAGTGCTACATGCGGGACCTGTGCGTGGTGGATGCGGACTGGCTGTATGATGCAGCGCCTGACTATTTCCGCAGGAAGCTCCGAACAGCCAAGAACTGA
- the RPAIN gene encoding RPA-interacting protein isoform X2, producing MEAPVRRHRARYKGPAAPPWKETYRRRCMERLRSSRAKLLDRYRQAGERACGPAAGALLVQEVMELEWQGLQESPPDPGGKEALAQMLEDPDELAVLEEIQQELILQEQSVIEEYERSLQFDEECLNAMLDGLDASDKVICPVCRKNNLTVRNHLVFCQCGLYISTQDMTEGKLRSLLESTVTEHSHRCFHNPEFTVTSGMEEEASLLMSCPVCDSWTILL from the exons ATGGAGGCGCCGGTGCGTCGGCACCGCGCTCGGTACAAGGGCCCGGCCGCTCCGCCGTGGAAGGAGACCTACCGCCGG CGCTGCATGGAGAGGCTGAGAAGCAGCCGGGCAAAGCTGCTGGACCGGTACCGCCAGGCCGGGGAGAGGGCgtgcggcccggcggcgggcgcgctgctggtgcaggaggtgatggagctggagtggcaggggctgcaggagagcccGCCGGACCCCGGCGGCAAGGAGGCCCTGGCCCAG ATGCTAGAGGACCCCGATGAGCTAGCAGTACTGGAAGAGATCCAACAGGAATTGATCTTGCAAG AACAGTCCGTTATAGAAGAGTACGAGCGAAGTCTGCAGTTTGATGAAGAATGTCTCAACGCGATGCTTGATGGCCTGGATGCCAGCGACAAGGTCATCTGTCCAGTGTGTAGAAA GAATAACCTGACTGTGAGGAATCACTTGGTTTTTTGCCAGTGTGGATTATACATCAGCACGCAG GATATGACAGAAGGGAAGCTTCGGTCACTTCTAGAAAGCACTGTCACAGAGCACAGTCACAGGTGCTTTCACAACCCCGAGTTCACAGTTACCAGCGGAATGGAGGAGGAAGCCAGTCTTCTCATGAGCTGCCCG GTCTGTGACTCCTGGACGATTCTCCTGTAA
- the DHX33 gene encoding ATP-dependent RNA helicase DHX33 isoform X1 translates to MPQGDGAPPAKRLKAALPAMLPASPPPRRHPPAADSQRRGLPIFQARGPLLSQLRGLDSAVLIGETGSGKTTQLPQYLYEAGIGRQGIIAVTQPRRVAAISLATRVSDEKKTELGKLVGYTVRFDDLTSDETRIKFLTDGMLLREAIGDPMLRKYSIVILDEAHERTIHTDVLFGVVKAAQKKRKELGKLPLKVIIMSATMDVDQFSQYFNGAPVLYLEGRQHPIQIFYTKQPQSDYLQAALVSVFQIHQEAPSSQDILVFLTGQEEIEAMTKTCRDIAKHLPDGCPQMVVMPLYASLPYSQQLRVFQAAPKGCRKVILSTNIAETSITIAGIKYVVDTGMVKAKKYSPEIGLEVLAVQRVSKAQAWQRTGRAGREDSGICYRLYTEDEFEKFDKMTIPEIQRCNLASVMLQLLALRVPNVLTFDFMSRPSPDAIQAAIEQLELLGAVERKEDQLVLTPLGRKMSAFPLEPKFSKTILLSPKFHCTEEILTIVSLLSVDSVLYNPPARRDEVQSIRKKFISSEGDHLTLLNVYRAFRNVSGNKEWCKENFVNGRNMMLVSDVRAQLRDICVKLSMPIESSRSDTGNIRRCLAHSLFMNAAELQPDGTYSTVDTHQTVAIHPSSVLFHCKPACVVYNGLLHTNKCYMRDLCVVDADWLYDAAPDYFRRKLRTAKN, encoded by the exons atgCCGCAGGGCGACGGGGCGCCCCCGGCCAAGCGGCTGAAGGCCGCGCTCCCCGCTATgctgcccgcctcccccccgccgcgccggcacCCGCCGGCCGCCGACTCGCAGCGCCGCGGCCTACCCATCTTCCAGGCGCGGGGGCCGCTGCTGAGCCAGCTCCGCGGCCTGGACAGCGCCGTCCTCATCG GAGAAACTGGCTCAGGGAAGACCACTCAGCTTCCTCAGTACCTCTACGAAGCAGGAATTGGCCGCCAAGGCATCATTGCTGTGACCCAGCCTCGCAGAGTAGCTGCTATATCCTTAGCTACCAGAGTCTCGGATGAGAAGAAGACAGAGCTGGGGAAACTG GTTGGCTATACTGTACGCTTCGACGATCTTACATCTGATGAAACTAGAATCAAGTTTTTAACAGATGGGATGCTGCTTCGCGAAGCTATTGGGGACCCTATGCTGCGGAAGTACAGCATTGTCATCCTGGATGAAGCCCACGAGAGGACGATCCATACTGATGTCCTCTTTGGAGTGGTGAAAGCTGCACAAAAGAAACGAAAGGAATTGGGCAAATTGCCACTAAAA GTGATCATCATGTCAGCTACGATGGATGTTGACCAGTTCTCCCAGTACTTCAATGGAGCTCCTGTTCTCTATTTAGAAGGCCGGCAACATCCCATTCAGATCTTTTACACCAAACAGCCTCAGAGTGATTACCTCCAAGCAGCACTGGTGTCAGTCTTCCAAATCCACCAG GAAGCACCCTCTTCTCAGGACATCCTGGTGTTTCTGACTGGTCAGGAAGAAATTGAAGCAATGACCAAAACCTGTCGAGACATTGCCAAGCATCTCCCTGATGGCTGCCCACAGATGGTGGTGATGCCTCTTTATGCTTCTCTGCCCTACTCTCAACAACTCCGTGTCTTTCAGGCTGCCCCCAAG GGCTGTCGCAAAGTGATCCTCTCCACCAACATCGCAGAAACCTCCATCACCATTGCGGGAATAAAATACGTTGTGGACACAGGCATGGTCAAAGCAAAGAAGTACAGCCCTG AAATTGGTCTGGAAGTGTTAGCAGTGCAGCGGGTGTCGAAGGCCCAGGCTTGGCAACGAACAGGGAGAGCAGGGCGAGAGGACAGTGGGATCTGTTACCGGCTCTACACAGAGGATGAGTTTGAGAAGTTTGACAAAATGACAATACCCGAGATACAGAG GTGTAACCTGGCCAGCGTGATGCTTCAGCTCCTGGCCCTGAGAGTCCCCAATGTGCTCACCTTTGACTTCATGTCCAGACCGTCTCCTG ATGCTATTCAAGCAGCGATtgagcagctggagctgctgggagctgtggaACGAAAGGAAGATCAGCTTGTCCTAACCCCCCTGGGAAGGAAGATGTCAGCCTTTCCACTGGAACCAAAGTTCTCTAAA ACCATCCTCCTGTCCCCCAAGTTCCACTGTACGGAAGAGATCCTGACCATCGTGTCGCTGTTATCAGTGGACAGTGTCCTCTACAATCCCCCCGCGCGGCGGGATGAAGTGCAATCCATCCGGAAGAAATTCATCTCCAGTGAGGGGGATCATCTTACCCTGCTCAACGTGTACAGGGCCTTCAGAAATGTCAGTGGCAACAAG GAATGGTGCAAAGAGAACTTTGTCAACGGCAGGAACATGATGCTTGTGTCAGATGTCAGAGCTCAGCTCAGGGACATTTGTGTAAAG CTATCGATGCCCATCGAGTCCTCCCGCTCAGACACTGGAAACATCCGCCGCTGCCTGGCTCACAGCCTCTTCATGAACGCGGCGGAGCTGCAGCCGGACGGCACCTACAGCACCGTGGACACTCACCAGACGGTGGCCATCCACCCCTCCTCTGTGCTCTTCCACTGCAAGCCGGCCTGCGTGGTGTACAACGGGCTGCTTCACACCAACAAGTGCTACATGCGGGACCTGTGCGTGGTGGATGCGGACTGGCTGTATGATGCAGCGCCTGACTATTTCCGCAGGAAGCTCCGAACAGCCAAGAACTGA
- the C1QBP gene encoding complement component 1 Q subcomponent-binding protein, mitochondrial: MLLARALRAAAALRPPTRRLLSSSSASPRALLPPPAAAAPPLARSLWQLGGGGGRTALLRPRRGSAGGVSCGCGGLHTEGDKAFAQFLTDEIKEEKKIQKHKSLPKVSGGWELEVHGTEAKLVRKIAGEKITVTFNINNSIPPSVDDEPQEEQKPDEQEPELTSTPNFVVEVIKDDTKQTLVLDCHYPEDEVGHEGEEESDIFTIREVSFQPTGESDWKDTNYTLNTDSLDWALYDHLMDFLADRGVDNTFADELIELSTALEHQEYIKFLEDLKSFVKCQ, encoded by the exons ATGCTGCTCGCCCGGGCcctgcgcgccgccgccgcgctgcgccCGCCGACCCGccgcctcctctcctcctcctccgcctctccccgcgccctcctgccgccgcccgccgccgccgcgccgcccctgGCGCGCTCCCTCTGGCagctgggcggcggcggcgggcggacaGCGCTGCTCCGCCCGCGGCGGGGCTCGGCCGGCGGCGTctcctgcggctgcggcggcctcCACACGGAGG GCGACAAGGCCTTCGCCCAGTTCCTGACGGATGAGATCAAAGAGGAGAAGAAGATCCAGAAGCACAAATCCCTGCCCAAGGTGTCCGGGGGGTGGGAGCTGGAAGTCCACGGCACGGAGGCCAAGCTGGTGCGGAAGATCGCCGGGGAGAA GATAACAGTCACATTCAACATCAATAACAGCATTCCACCCTCGGTTGATGACGAACCACAAGAAGAGCAGAAACCTGATGAGCAGGAG CCTGAGCTTACATCAACTCCAAACTTTGTTGTGGAAGTGATAAAAGATGACACGAAACAGACGCTTGTCCTTGACTGCCATTATCCCGAAGACGAG GTTGGCCatgagggagaggaagaaagtgaTATTTTCACGATTCGGGAGGTCAGTTTTCAGCCCACCGGAGAGTCAGATTGGAAGGACACCAACTACACCCTCAATACGGATTCCCTTGACTGG GCTCTGTACGATCACCTAATGGATTTCCTGGCTGATCGAGGAGTGGACAACACGTTTGCTGATGAGTTAATAGAGCTCAGCACTGCGCTGGAGCACCAGGAGTACATTAAATTCCTTGAAGACCTTAAAAGCTTTGTCAAATGTCAATAG
- the RPAIN gene encoding RPA-interacting protein isoform X1 → MEAPVRRHRARYKGPAAPPWKETYRRRCMERLRSSRAKLLDRYRQAGERACGPAAGALLVQEVMELEWQGLQESPPDPGGKEALAQMLEDPDELAVLEEIQQELILQEQSVIEEYERSLQFDEECLNAMLDGLDASDKVICPVCRKNNLTVRNHLVFCQCGLYISTQDMTEGKLRSLLESTVTEHSHRCFHNPEFTVTSGMEEEASLLMSCPEMRCKTDVGSNCWAPSAISSHSTAYHTAG, encoded by the exons ATGGAGGCGCCGGTGCGTCGGCACCGCGCTCGGTACAAGGGCCCGGCCGCTCCGCCGTGGAAGGAGACCTACCGCCGG CGCTGCATGGAGAGGCTGAGAAGCAGCCGGGCAAAGCTGCTGGACCGGTACCGCCAGGCCGGGGAGAGGGCgtgcggcccggcggcgggcgcgctgctggtgcaggaggtgatggagctggagtggcaggggctgcaggagagcccGCCGGACCCCGGCGGCAAGGAGGCCCTGGCCCAG ATGCTAGAGGACCCCGATGAGCTAGCAGTACTGGAAGAGATCCAACAGGAATTGATCTTGCAAG AACAGTCCGTTATAGAAGAGTACGAGCGAAGTCTGCAGTTTGATGAAGAATGTCTCAACGCGATGCTTGATGGCCTGGATGCCAGCGACAAGGTCATCTGTCCAGTGTGTAGAAA GAATAACCTGACTGTGAGGAATCACTTGGTTTTTTGCCAGTGTGGATTATACATCAGCACGCAG GATATGACAGAAGGGAAGCTTCGGTCACTTCTAGAAAGCACTGTCACAGAGCACAGTCACAGGTGCTTTCACAACCCCGAGTTCACAGTTACCAGCGGAATGGAGGAGGAAGCCAGTCTTCTCATGAGCTGCCCG GAGATGAGATGTAAGACAGACGTCGGCTCTAACTGCTGGGCGCCTTCAGCCATCTCATCCCACAGCACGGCGTATCACACTGCAGGCTGA